The following are encoded together in the Candidatus Methylomirabilis oxygeniifera genome:
- a CDS encoding protein of unknown function (Evidence 5 : No homology to any previously reported sequences), whose amino-acid sequence MADKLFTAQFLSTIKSLIDEFIFRINDGNILYYTLKRLGSFVDATVGSRTTYCELTS is encoded by the coding sequence ATGGCAGACAAGCTCTTCACTGCACAATTTCTCTCCACGATCAAATCTCTAATCGATGAATTTATCTTTCGCATAAATGATGGTAATATATTGTATTATACTTTGAAGAGGCTAGGCAGCTTCGTAGATGCAACGGTTGGGAGTCGGACCACTTATTGTGAGTTGACCTCATGA